The Takifugu rubripes chromosome 3, fTakRub1.2, whole genome shotgun sequence genome contains a region encoding:
- the wnk3 gene encoding serine/threonine-protein kinase WNK2 isoform X3: MATDPGEPTGTEDSAEKPDGQREEGRARPQRERTLSTPSNFPSSGNQERNPTTGEDGGILGEGGGGRKGEPSQVRDKKPVRMISFSTPSLPDSTGPKQLRREKRFFRKSVEICEEADDVEVPPEAPHSAPHSALHASDSVFAGAVLPQGAASPAAPGHDPSCPGSSQEADRDAPSTTANQRGKEREREQEEEAEMKAVATSPGGRFLKFDIELGRGAFKTVYKGLDTETWVEVAWCELQDRKLTKAEQQRFKEEAEMLKGLQHPNIVRFYDSWESVLRGKKCIVLVTELMTSGTLKTYLKRFKVMKPKVLRSWCRQILKGLHFLHTRTPPIVHRDLKCDNIFITGPTGSVKIGDLGLATLMRTSFAKSVIGTPEFMAPEMYEEHYDESVDVYAFGMCMLEMATSEYPYSECQNAAQIYRKVTSGIKPASFDKVNDPEIKEIIEGCIRQNKSQRLSIRDLLNHAFFGEDTGVRVELAEEDTGTQDCLALRIWVDEPKKLKGKHKDNEAIEFSYDLENDVAEEVALEMVKSGFFHESDAKVVGKSIRDRVNLIKKSRERRQQQQLLQQQQQGLEERRDSAFTSSTFAHPSWPSSSGPGAAGQTGGGGQESEEPSDGDQHIKQHYIFSGTTPNLPEDESIGSASCESYASGQSHYSHQGEFYSHSQTFPAVAPSCSTPSRPQMVPIGESGSVPNLPVGQSASMSSMSVGQSGGGAAAQTFLQPNPMVPQVSPSVQQQYFQSQTFPSDAFQSAIPPGSIAPSQSYIPPASLQMPVNVLTAPISVSDPAGLAGAVVPLVQQTQPPATPIQLADIIPHAAPLQTQPVMIPQHTIVQQQQIGMDPQTSTIQQQPQQQMEAQVALLDQQVTATLPPMETQPQGLSATAVLTHATEPPQQIFVQQPAPPVHSLPEQKLFPAPTGMEQPAMSLPQEQHQAFRPQLTAEPFEQIAMLQPQQLHHTPQQQQALLQQHQASLYVKQQLDQQQQQAFIQAQMQQHQLDHQHALMQKKLLDQQQQQILIQQQEQKQHQQVYLQPNLEQQQQELPRQQQQPQSQLYQQCGQNLVGIQKESEKPQQQQPGLQQQTHQTQQQQDLQQILMQQLQQQQLQQNFQLQQQEQQQAQLKQQIEQQQQALLQQQKQLIFQQQQAERLQQQALMQQKIQEQQQANIIHPQQPEKDDTAAFPQSKSEQQIQQQFPELHHPYIPQPNTSQYPVHATLSQQQGVGQQQHAAFIQKQQGFVGQPQLHPSLTEHHIPVGAPPITEVAQQKQIVSQAHVAMAIQTTQIPVQTPAVGPAQVLTQQGQNVAFPQGQIPAQFVAQPTAQTASAMIESQVGLQGSVQGQAPAIQTQQIPLQTTYPGTVAPMQNQATAQELLHNQPLHLTLGQSQSQTGVQPSAAISSAHSQIQCETCVQQNLQTGLIQPHLHQQAFEASVHQLHAPSAAAQFTPQYVPQPTHSGTPPVTDLTYMPQPQQEPMQQYLQMPPTAAGIVAPTTDQSPPVTDPNSVATVQQVRQTSTPGQALLGAVNQVEQKSIGSTADPSVIAAVPQSTGQYKELQKLAHVQEPLAPSCPQPQLLSRYIANPTQQQHAPNQAISAAAHQVTFPTATAAPNSAAGLQSQDRSLSFYSDSAAGVPSSPQHQTKQMLPAHTHTQTSIQSQTHSQTQTQTHTQAHSHTQTRTETPASEQPAVPHAAFPASQMPLSPTHTSHPPTSLPLLLPSLPPYHPAVEPLTELPSSPPAAQVASPELADFIPTSPPPVTTLHSLESNAPKLPQASLQDCDPSLLGTAQDGLYLSSTERHSSSGSVPANGEESLLLANGKLDRLKSQRRASALRPEKVSHQFQLTMLQVSGSGDNMVECQLETHSNKMVTFKFDIEGDAPEDIADYMVEEDFVLDIEKEKFVEELQAIVKKAQENLQTHSLTGSTDQLHVSTPSSSSVGRWRFFINQTIRHRDSLSSQGAATPLPTSDTKTSQSLKTETENEGPQSLESLNGMSSPPCPSHSATSPASMQPSALPPISAPSGSISAPASTFEASVPFAPVAELLPPGPSEQVSSAPSSILVPAAVNIPTLSTAAAIKSPTLTTLHLDVLSSADMSGCSILGNAPDPSPASFLSPTLPPLSAAAMISSAVSQLGAEQQLTLNPVSKQTQAQLQQTPVVQQQLYTIMAEQQTQQTQHPVPMQHLQHRAFQEQAQLQQDRKLQQSLTLQQQQTMQKQIPQSNVTEVPVLPQLDHPELPVPLQQSQQALPQQPPQQYAQHLLQQQQLQQMPQQGMAPQAAAQQQGHIDHQQQQMPLQETLQFQQQQMALQQQQQQRQQQQQQQQQQQQQQQQQQQQQQQQMFMSAAILKPDQTQLLPLPGSQQLFQQQPLLNVVPVQSQQTLVQQTHVPAEAVQQNVHTHLKLQHFDQQQQEMVKATEAPPMQQQRPLQKQSSLQMSESEASAGDTSVTEDMCSHSASFYPTSDSSLPPLHPSTAEAPTPALSHALTPSPAQPSSVAESDSEGPPKIEYVDNRIKTLDEKLRNLLYQEYSSGAPMTGGAASGPASTASSSVGGDKLSEPQSFPPPASSSDTSPHSSSSSTSSTTSRSSSTSPGPPERVGAGKEGPSVSEPLTMEEQPSTSIPSTSTSSTPPTSLMPPKQLDCTGPQKPPVPGEPTILAVSPHSSTPGDTSWQSGQHPIPLRHGEQKHNAGGGYFGLNLTCPSMRNPVSKKSWTRKFKYWACKLRHSSSLFKKPRVLQGRSSGEGLKEDKEVSPLNSPSHKGRFQVTPVPHSSPPKDTTSSHVGTHRKVGRFSVTKAETRKEDWLTDSSPVSPDLERERRTHAKEEEKEERKRVSAMAHLPRGNGHNHSPLGSSDDDEDDESELEDEELRRELHRLREKHIKEVVSLQAQQNRELQDLYRQLRSFKDQRQSLPASLSRAPLPAAPAVLSPRRHRPAKSKLRPRPHSHMDNNGVTHSGLQQPSNFSGSEQSRLPHCCNPEQHTSLPLPGKEGTVDNNPLRKCTFTDELHKLVDNWTKETMDPTPHRPSLNQIKQIQQELGGWCQQSEVPPSGWFSMAPQSPVGASSHYTCGGSLPTLNSSAPPSQTTLAQVPQMHPHQSVPLQQLAYQQSLLQQQIPQSQMQTPTQTQSLQQTQPLTPLSHSTPQSQPLLPPQIPTSQVPMVVPLLPGSGSTAHTDSSANTGGAFCSSSSSPSFSSAAALSSSAKIHPNPPTSTLPLGQK; the protein is encoded by the exons ATGGCTACGGATCCAGGGGAGCCCACCGGCACCGAGGACTCTGCAGAGAAACCTGATGGACAGCGGGAGGAGGGCAGGGCACGCCCTCAGAGGGAGAGGACGCTCAGCACCCCCTCTAACTTCCCCTCCTCCGGGAATCAGGAGAGGAATCCAACAACAGGGGAGGATGGAGGTATTCtcggtgaaggaggaggagggaggaagggggaacCCTCCCAGGTCAGGGACAAGAAACCAGTCAGAATGATTTCATTCTCCACGCCGTCGCTGCCAGACAGCACGGGCCCCAAGCAGCTGAGGAGGGAGAAGCGCTTCTTCAGGAAGAGTGTGGAGATTTGCGAGGAGGCTGACGATGTGGAGGTGCCCCCGGAGGCGCCACACAGCGCCCCTCACTCGGCGCTGCACGCCTCAGACTCGGTCTTCGCTGGCGCTGTCCTGCCGCAAGGGGCTGCTTCACCTGCGGCCCCCGGCCACGACCCCTCCTGCCCCGGCTCCAGCCAGGAGGCGGACAGGGATGCTCCTTCGACCACAGCCAaccagagagggaaggagagggagcgcgagcaggaggaggaggctgagatgAAGGCCGTGGCCACCTCTCCTGGAGGCAGGTTCCTCAAGTTTGATATTGAACTTGGCAGAGGGGCCTTCAAGACTGTGTATAAAGGCCTGGATACAGAGACGTGGGTGGAGGTGGCCTGGTGTGAGCTCCAG GACCGCAAACTGACCAAGGCAGAGCAACAGCGTTTCAAGGAGGAGGCCGAGATGCTGAAGGGGCTTCAACACCCCAACATCGTCCGCTTCTATGATTCCTGGGAGTCTGTGCTCCGTGGAAAGAAGTGTATTGTACTCGTCACTGAACTCATGACTTCGGGAACACTCAAAAC CTATCTGAAGCGCTTTAAAGTGATGAAGCCTAAAGTCCTGAGGAGCTGGTGTAGGCAAATCCTGAAGGGCCTCCACTTCCTTCATACCAGAACACCTCCGATAGTCCACCGAGACCTCAAGTGTGACAACATCTTTATTACAGGCCCTACAGGTTCAGTCAAGATAGGCGACCTGGGACTGGCAACTCTCATGCGGACCTCTTTTGCCAAAAGTGTTATAG GGACCCCGGAGTTCATGGCCCCGGAGATGTATGAGGAGCACTATGACGAGTCTGTGGATGTTTATGCCTTTGGCATGTGCATGCTAGAGATGGCGACTTCTGAATATCCCTACTCCGAGTGCCAAAATGCTGCTCAAATCTATCGCAAAGTCACAAGT gGTATAAAACCTGCCAGTTTCGATAAAGTCAATGATCCGGAGATCAAGGAGATCATTGAAGGCTGCATTCGACAGAACAAGAGCCAGAG ACTTTCCATCCGTGATCTCCTGAACCACGCTTTCTTTGGGGAAGACACCGGCGTCCGTGTAGAGCTGGCAGAGGAGGACACGGGCACCCAGGACTGCCTGGCCCTCCGGATTTGGGTTGACGAGCCCAAGAAATTAAAGggcaaacacaaagacaacGAAGCCATCGAGTTCAGCTACGACCTGGAGAATGATGTTGCTGAGGAAGTGGCGCTAGAGATG GTGAAGTCGGGATTTTTCCACGAGAGCGATGCCAAAGTGGTGGGGAAATCCATCCGAGACCGAGTGAATCTCATCAAGAAGTCCCGCGAGcgtcggcagcagcagcagcttctccagcaacagcagcagggccTGGAGGAAAGAAGAGACTCCgctttcacctcctccacctttgCTCATCCATCATGGCCGTCCTCATCGGGGCCAGGAGCGGCTGGAcagacgggaggaggagggcaggagtcCGAGGAGCCGTCTGATGGGGATCAGCATATCAAACAGCATTATATCTTCAGTGGAACCACCCCTAATCTGCCAG AAGACGAAAGCATCGGGTCGGCCAGCTGTGAATCATATGCAAGTGGGCAGAGTCACTATTCTCACCAAGGGGAATTCTACAGCCACTCTCAGACGTTCCCTGCTGTGGCACCA AGTTGTAGCACTCCATCTCGCCCCCAGATGGTCCCCATCGGTGAGAGCGGAAGTGTTCCTAACTTACCTGTCGGCCAAAGCGCGAGCATGTCCAGCATGTCTGTAGgccagagtggaggaggagctgctgctcagacgTTTCTTCAGCCCAATCCCATGGTTCCACAGGTATCACCAAGTGTCCAACAACAATATTTTCAG TCACAGACATTCCCATCAGATGCATTTCAGTCAGCCATACCCCCTGGGTCGATTGCCCCCTCACAATCATACATACCCCCTGCTTCTCTACAAATGCCTGTCAATGTTCTCACTGCACCCATCTCCGTCAGTGATCCCGCTGGACTTGCGGGGGCCGTTGTGCCCCTCGTTCAGCAGACCCAGCCCCCAGCCACACCCATTCAGCTCGCTGACATCATTCCCCATGCAGCACCCCTGCAAACACAGCCTGTCATGATCCCTCAGCATACTATTGTCCAACAACAACAGATAGGGATGGATCCGCAGACATCCACCATTCAgcaacagccacagcagcaaaTGGAGGCCCAGGTTGCTTTACTTGATCAACAAGTTACTGCTACTCTGCCACCGATGGAGACGCAACCGCAAGGACTTTCCGCGACAGCTGTCCTGACACATGCGACTGAGCCACCGCAGCAGATATTCGTACAGcaacctgctcctcctgtccATTCACTTCCAGAGCAGAAACTGTTCCCTGCACCAACAGGTATGGAGCAACCAGCTATGTCATTACCCCAGGAGCAACATCAAGCTTTTAGACCTCAGCTGACAGCAGAGCCTTTTGAGCAGATAGCCATGCTACAACCACAGCAACTGCATCATACACCTCAGCAACAGCAAGCTTTGCTACAACAACATCAAGCCTCTCTGTATGTCAAACAACAACTTgatcagcaacaacaacaagcttTTATTCAAGCTCAAATGCAGCAGCATCAACTGGACCATCAGCACGCACTTATGCAGAAAAAACTTTTggatcagcagcaacaacaaattCTTATCCAACAGCAAGAACAGAAGCAACATCAGCAAGTTTATTTACAGCCTAATttagagcagcaacaacaggagCTTCCCaggcagcaacaacagccacAGAGCCAGCTATATCAACAATGTGGACAAAACCTAGTTGGAATACAGAAAGAATCAGAGAAGccccagcaacaacagccagGACTCCAACAGCAAACACATCAGActcaacagcaacaagacttACAGCAAATACTTATGCAGCAattacaacagcaacagctACAGCAAAACTTTCAACtacagcaacaagagcaacaACAAGCCCAGCTCAAGCAGCAGatagagcagcaacagcaagctctcctgcagcaacagaaacaaCTCATCTTCCAACAGCAACAAGCGGAGAGACTACAGCAACAGGCGTTGATGCAGCAAAAGatccaagagcagcagcaagcAAACATCATCCATCCTCAGCAACCAGAGAAAGACGACACTGCTGCGTTTCCACAAAGtaagagcgagcagcagattCAGCAGCAATTTCCTGAACTACATCATCCATATATTCCCCAGCCTAACACCTCTCAGTATCCAGTCCATGCCACCCTCTCACAACAGCAAGGTGTTGGGCAACAACAGCATGCAGCATTCATTCAAAAGCAGCAAGGATTTGTTGGCCAGCCTCAGCTCCATCCTTCCTTAACAGAGCATCATATTCCAGTTGGAGCTCCGCCAATCACTGAGGTTGCTCAGCAAAAGCAAATTGTCTCACAGGCCCATGTTGCTATGGCAATTCAGACTACTCAGATCCCAGTGCAGACGCCTGCTGTTGGCCCAGCTCAGGTTCTTACACAACAAGGACAAAATGTGGCTTTTCCTCAGGGACAGATACCTGCTCAATTCGTAGCCCAGCCCACAGCCCAAACAGCCTCAGCTATGATCGAGAGTCAAGTAGGTCTTCAAGGGTCAGTCCAAGGACAGGCCCCGGCCATCCAGACCCAGCAAATTCCTCTCCAGACTACTTATCCAGGAACTGTCGCTCCTATGCAGAACCAAGCAACTGCTCAGGAATTACTCCACAATCAGCCTCTACACCTGACTCTTGGTCAGTCCCAAAGCCAAACTGGTGTCCAGCCTTCAGCTGCAATTAGTTCAGCTCATAGTCAGATCCAATGTGAGACCTGTGTTCAGCAAAATCTTCAAACTGGACTCATCCAACCGCATCTTCATCAGCAAGCTTTTGAAGCATCAGTTCACCAGTTGCATGCTCCATCTGCTGCGGCTCAGTTCACCCCTCAGTACGTCCCTCAGCCTACCCACTCCGGAACACCACCGGTAACGGATTTAACCTATATGCCACAACCACAGCAAGAGCCAATGCAGCAGTATCTGCAAATGCCTCCTACTGCAGCTGGGATTGTTGCTCCTACAACAGATCAGAGTCCTCCAGTAACTGACCCCAATAGTGTCGCCACTGTTCAACAAGTTAGGCAGACCAGTACTCCGGGTCAGGCACTACTGGGTGCAGTTAATCAGGTTGAGCAGAAGTCCATAGGAAGCACTGCAGACCCCTCGGTCATAGCAGCAGTCCCCCAGTCTACTGGACAATATAAAGAGCTACAGAAGCTGGCACATGTGCAGGAACCACTGGCTCCATCCTGTCCACAGCCCCAGTTACTGTCGCGGTATATTGCCAACCCCACCCAGCAACAGCATGCTCCAAACCAGGCAATATCAGCTGCTGCACATCAAGTGACGTTTCCCACTGCAACTGCAGCCCCCAACAGCGCGGCTGGACTTCAGTCTCAGGACAGAAGCCTGTCCTTCTACAGTGATTCAGCAGCAGGTGTCCCATCTTCTCCACAGCATCAGACCAAGCAAATGCTgccagctcacacacacacccaaaccaGCATTcagtcacaaacacactctcaaacacagacacagacacacacgcaggctCATTCGCACACTCAGACACGCACTGAAACACCAGCATCTGAACAGCCTGCTGTGCCCCATGCTGCCTTTCCTGCATCACAAATGCCGCTCAGCCCTACTCATACCTCACACCCCCCAACATCACTACCATTGCTTCTTCCATCCCTACCACCCTACCATCCTGCTGTTGAGCCTTTGACAGAGCTgccctcatctcctccagcgGCCCAGGTAGCCTCGCCAGAGCTGGCCGACTTTATACCCACCTCCCCTCCACCCGTCACCACTCTACATTCGCTTGAATCTAATGCCCCCAAACTGCCCCAAGCCTCGCTGCAAGACTGTGACCCTTCCCTGCTGGGTACTGCTCAG GATGGTCTATACCTGTCAAGTACAGAACGTCATTCTTCGTCGGG GTCTGTTCCAGCCAATGGAGAGGAATCTCTGCTCCTGGCTAATGGGAAATTAGACAGATTAAAGAGCCAAAGGCGCGCTTCTGCTCTGAGACCCGAGAAAGTTTCACATCAGTTTCAACTGACGATGCTCCAG GTGTCTGGGAGTGGGGACAATATGGTCGAATGCCAGTTGGAGACTCATAGCAACAAGATGGTGACGTTTAAATTCGACATTGAAGGAGATGCACCAGAGGACATAGCAGATTATATG GTTGAAGAGGACTTTGTCCTAGATATAGAGAAAGAAAAATTTGTTGAGGAGCTCCAAGCCATAGTTAAAAAGGCACAAGAAAATCTTCAAACACATTCACTG ACTGGATCAACAGACCAGCTGCACGTCAGCACTCCCAGTAGCTCCTCAG TGGGACGCTGGCGCTTCTTCATCAACCAGACCATCCGACACAGAGACTCTTTATCCAGCCAAGGAGCGGCCACCCCTTTACCCACATCAGATACAAAGACATCCCAATCCCTTAAaacagagacag AAAATGAAGGACCACAGAGTCTGGAATCTTTAAATGGAATGTCCTCTCCCCCATGTCCAAGTCATTCTGCAACCTCTCCTGCCTCAATGCAGCCCTCAGCTCTGCCTCCTATCAGTGCTCCCTCCGGTAGCATTTCTGCCCCGGCCTCCACTTTTGAAGCCAGTGTCCCATTTGCACCTGTTGCTGAGCTGCTGCCACCAGGTCCCAGTGAGCAGGTCTCTAGCGCTCCCTCATCAATACTagttcctgctgctgtgaacaTACCCACGTtgtccactgctgctgccattAAATCTCCAACGCTCACCACCCTTCACCTGGATGTGCTTTCTTCTGCTGACATGAGTGGTTGTTCCATTTTAGGTAATGCACCAGACCCATCTCCagcctcttttctttctcccactcttcctcctctgtctgctgctgcgaTGATCTCCTCAGCAGTGAGTCAGCTTGGTGCAGAGCAGCAGTTGACACTCAACCCAGTCTCTAAACAAACACAGGCCCAACTTCAGCAGACACCTGTAGTTCAGCAGCAGTTGTACACAATAATGGCTGAacagcagacacaacagacacaaCATCCAGTTCCGATGCAACATTTACAACATCGGGCATTCCAAGAGCAAgcacagctccagcaggaccGCAAACTGCAACAATCCTTAACCttacagcaacagcagacaaTGCAGAAGCAAATACCACAATCTAATGTGACAGAAGTGCCAGTGTTGCCCCAGCTGGATCATCCAGAACTGCCAGTGCCCCTGCAGCAGTCCCAACAAGCTCTTCCTCAACAGCCACCACAACAATACGCCCAACacttgctgcagcagcaacagttacAGCAGATGCCGCAGCAAGGTATGGCACCCCAAGCTGCAGCGCAACAGCAGGGCCACATcgatcaccagcagcagcaaatgcCCCTTCAAGAGACACTGCAGTTCCAGCAACAACAAAtggcactgcagcagcagcagcagcagcggcagcagcagcagcagcagcagcagcagcagcagcagcagcagcagcagcagcagcagcagcagcagcagcagatgtttatGTCTGCTGCCATTTTAAAACCAGACCAAACACAGTTGCTGCCCTTGCCAGGTAGTCAGCAACtgtttcagcagcagccattGCTCAATGTTGTTCCGGTACAATCCCAGCAGACGCTGGTGCAACAGACCCACGTTCCTGCTGAGGCGGTGCAGCAAAATGTACATACGCACCTAAAGCTGCAACATtttgatcagcagcagcaagaaaTGGTCAAAGCTACGGAGGCACCCCcgatgcagcagcagcggccacTGCAGAAGCAATCCTCTTTGCAAATGTCAGAGTCTGAGGCATCAGCAGGAGACACGAGTGTCACAGAGGACATGTGCAGCCACTCTGCTTCTTTTTACCCTACTTCTgactcctctctgccccctctccATCCGAGCACAGCCGAAGCCCCCACGCCTGCCCTCTCCCACGCGCTGACACCTTCACCTGCTCAGCCCTCCTCAGTCGCTGAGTCAGACAGTGAAGGCCCTCCCAAAATTGAATATGTAGACAACCGCATAAAGACTCTGGATGAAAAGCTGAGGAACCTGTTATATCAGGAGTATAGCAGTGGGGCACCAATGACTGGGGGAGCAGCCTCCGGCCCTGCATCCACTGCCTCCTCATCAGTAGGAGGTGACAAGCTATCTGAGCCACAGTCTTTCCCCCCACCAGCCTCATCCTCGGATACTTCTCCTCACTCTTCGTCATCCTCTACCTCTTCCACTACATCCCGCTCCTCTTCAACCTCTCCTGGACCACCAGAGAGAGTCGGGGCAGGGAAGGAAGGACCCAGTGTTTCAGAGCCGCTCACAATGGAGGAACAACCTAGCACTTCTATCCCCTCTACTTCTACCTCCTCTACCCCTCCTACTTCTTTAATGCCCCCCAAGCAGCTAGACTGTACAGGACCTCAGAAACCACCTGTACCAGGAGAACCAACCATTCTT GCTGTATCACCACACTCTAGCACACCTGGAGACACATCGTGGCAGTCTGGGCAACACCCCATCCCTCTACGACATGGAGAGCAGAAGCACAATGCAGGAGGTGGATATTTTGGCCTAAACCTGACATGTCCTAGTATGAGAAATCCTGTTAGCAAGAAATCCTGGACTCGCAAATTCAAATACTGGGCGTGCAAACTGCGCCACTCCTCCAGCTTGTTCAAGAAGCCCAGGGTCTTGCAAG GACGCTCCAGCGGTGAAGGACTTAAGGAAGATAAAGAGGTTTCACCACTAAATTCACCTTCACACAAAGGAAGATTTCAG GTGACTCCAGTACCTCACTCCTCTCCCCCAAAGGATACAACATCAAGCCATGTTGGTACTCACAGGAAAGTGGGACGCTTTTCTGTCACCAAGGCGGAGACTCGGAAGGAGGACTGGCTGACCGACagctcccctgtgtctcctgatttggagagggagaggagaactCACgcaaaggaggaagagaaagaggaacgtAAAAGGGTGTCAGCAATGGCTCACCTGCCTCGAGGAAATGGGCACAACCACTCGCCGCTGGGCAGCAGTgacgatgatgaggatgatgagagtgagctggaggatgaagaacTGAGACGGGAACTGCACAGGCTCAGAGAGAA GCACATCAAGGAAGTGGTTTCCCTTCAGGCCCAGCAAAACCGAGAGCTGCAGGACTTATACAGACAGCTGCGTTCCTTTAAAGACCAAAGGCAGAGTTTGCCTGCCTCGCTGTCACGAGCACCTCTTCCCGCAGCGCCCGCTGTCCTCTCTCCTCGTAGGCACAGGCCAGCCAAAAGCAAGCTTCGGCCCAGGCCTCATTCGCACATGGATAACAATGGTGTCACACATTCTG GCCTGCAGCAGCCAAGCAATTTCTCAGGTAGTGAACAGAGCAGACTCCCCCACTGCTGTAACCCTGAGCAGCACACTTCACTTCCACTGCCTGGTAAAGAAGGTACAGTAG ATAACAATCCTTTAAGAAAATGCACATTCACAGATGAACTGCACAAACTTGTTGATAACTGGACAAAGGAGACGATGGACCCTACCCCTCACAGACCCTCTCTCAATCAGATTAAGCAGATTCAGCAGGAGTTAGGAGGCTGGTGTCAACAAAGTGAG GTGCCTCCATCGGGTTGGTTTTCGATGGCACCTCAGAGCCCTGTGGGAGCATCTTCCCATTACACCTGTGGAGGGAGCCTGCCCACATTGAACTCCTCAGCGCCACCATCACAGACAACCTTGGCTCAAGTGCCACAGATGCACCCCCATCAGTCTGtccccctgcagcagctggcctATCAACAGTcccttctccagcagcagattcCACAGTCCCAGATGCAGACTCCCACACAGACCCAGTCCCTTCAGCAGACGCAACCCCTCACCCCGCTGTCCCATTCAACGCCACAAAGCcaacctcttcttcctccccagATTCCCACATCGCAGGTACCGATGGTTGTGCCTCTGCTGCCTGGCAGTGGCAGCACTGCACACACAGATAGCTCTGCTAATACTGGGGGGGCattttgttcttcctcctcctctcccagtttttcctctgctgctgctctatcCTCCAGTGCCAAAATTCACCCAAATCCCCCCACCTCTACTCTCCCTCtgggacagaaataa